CTACCATAAACACAGCGTTTCGGCTCTTTGATGTGTAGTTACCTATACGGTTTACTCCATAAACTCAGAAGAGCCAAGTGGCTATTGAATACTGTGCTATAAGTTATCTCTAAGCGTTAGTTGATCAAACTCAATTGATTGCACCGCTGTTCAAACCATGCAAACAGCCAACAAGCAACCATTCTCCCGCTAGAATAAATCCAGGTAGTTCCACCGGGCTACTCCAAGGATGACAACGCAATCATTAACATAATCGCGTAATCATTAACGTAATCACAGTAACGTAATCATTAATGCAATCATTGAAGACGCAAGGGAGGCACTATGGTTGGAATGGCTGCAACCGCTACACGGCGACTCACCCTACAAGTAGTTGAAGACATTGCCGCTGACACCACTGTCATTCGATCGCTCGACTGGGATCGCGATCGCTTTGATATTGAATTTGGCCTGCGCAATGGTACCACCTACAACTCCTTTTTAATTCGGGGTGAGAAAGTGGCCCTTGTAGATACCTCCCATGAAAAATTTCGCCAACTGTATCTCGAGGCACTGCAAAAGCTTATTGAGCCCACCACAATTGATTACTTGATTATTAGCCACACCGAACCCGATCATAGTGGCCTTGTCCGGGATTTCCTGGCCTTGGCTCCCCAAGTTACGGTGGTTGGCTCTAAAGTTGCTTTGCAATTTCTTGATAACTTAGTCCACCGCCCCTTTGAGCGCCTGATTGTCAAAAATGGCGATCAAATTGACCTGGGGAAGGGTCATCTCTTAGAAGCTGTCATTGCCCCTAACCTGCACTGGCCGGATACGATTTTCACCTTCGATCACAAAACCCGTATCCTGTTTACCTGCGATGCTTTTGGGATGCACTATTGTTCTGACAAACTCTTTGATGAAGATCTACACGAGATCGAGGCTGACTTCCAATTCTACTACGACTGTCTCATGGGTCCCAATGCCCGCTCGGTGCTATCGGCGATGAAACGAATGCAATCCTTGGGGGAAATTAGCACGATCGCGACCGGCCACGGGCCACTCCTGCGCTACAATCTAGGTGAACTCACAGGCCGCTACCGGGAATGGAGCCAGAACCAGGCCAAAGCGGAAACCACTGTTGCCGTTTTTTATGTCTCTGACTACGGCTACAGCGATCGCCTCTCCCAAGCGATCGCCCGTGGGGTGACCAAAACGGGCGTGGCGGTGGACATGGTGGATCTCAAATCTACTGACCTTCAGGAAATTCGGGAGATCGTGGGGGAAGCTGCGGGCCTGATTATTGGTACTCCTCCGGCATCGGGGCCAGCTCTCGCAGCCACCCAAGCTGCCCTCAGTACGGTCCTTGCCTCAGCCCACCCTGGGCAGGTCATTGGTCTGTTTGAGTCGCATGGGGAGGATGATGAACCCATCTATCCCCTGCAAAATAAATTCCGGGACTTGGGGTTGGGAGAAGCCTTCCCTGCGATTTGCATTACCGACGCGGAGGTCACGGAAGCCATTTACCAACGCTGCGAAGAATCCGGCACGGACGTAGGGCAATTCCTTAGCCGCGATCGCGCTATTAAGCAAATGAAGGCGTTGGATACCGATCTGGATAAGGCCCTGGGGCGGCTGAGTGGCGGACTCTACATCATTACTGCTCGCAAAGGGGATAGCAGTGGGGCAATGCTAGCGTCGTGGGTGTCCCAGGCCAGTTTTCAACCCCTGGGAGTCTCGATCGCCGTGGCGAAGGATCGCGCCATTGAATCCCTGATGCAGGTGGGCGATCGCTTTGTCCTCAATGTTTTAGAAGAGGGGAACCACCTCGCCCTTATGAAGCACTTCCTCAAGCGTTTTCCCCCTGGCGCTGATCGCTTTGCTGGGGTAAAAACCTACGAAGCAGAAAATGGGGCACCGATTCTGGCTGACGCCTTGGCCTATATGGAATGTGAGGTGATCAGCCGTATGGACTGTAGTGATCACTGGATTGTTTACAGCAGCATTCAGACGGGTCGGGTGTCGAAGCCCGAAGCACTGACGGCAGTTCACCATCGCAAGGTTGGCAATCATTATTAGGATTGACCCCCCTGATCCACGGTATACGGATGGTTTGGAAGCAGCCGACCTCATTGCGAATACGTCGGGTTTCATCCAGTGAGGTAACCCCCCTGATTGAGTGAAAAAACTCCAACTGCCCTCACCCCAACCCCTCTCTCCCGCTCTGGGAGAGGGGCCTGGGAGCCAGGTTTTGGGGGCAAAGTCCCTTCGCCCTTGGAGGGATAAGGCATTTAGGCGTGAGGATAGAGAAGTGAGCTGTCAGGGCAACTGAGTGACTACAGCCTTTACCTAATTTACTCAGTACACCGTTAAGGTTTGGATCTTGATCCGACCGGCAGCCCTCATCCCCCCACCCCTTCTCCCCACTTGGGAGAAGGGGAGCCGGATTTTCAAGTCGCTCTCCGGCTCTGGGAGAGGGAAGTGAACAACTGTATTTTTCTTATTGGGATTGACCATAGAAGCGGTTCTACTCGATATTACTCGATATTAGTAGTCTGTCCCTGAATGCCATTGCTGAGAACTTGGATGTATCGGCCTAGGCAGTTCAGTTATAGTCATTGCCATTTAGGCTGAAACAGCCCCCTCAACCCCAACCCCTCTCCCACAGGGGGAGAGGGGCTTAGACATCTCTTTCTAATTTGAAATAACTATAACTAACCTGTCTCAGTCCAACTCTGAGGTCTGGGTCTGAGGCCAGGGCAAGCTGCGATCTTGTGCCAACAATTGTGCGATCGCGGCAGCCCCCCATTGATTGAGATGGCTCGGATCATCGAAAAACGCATAGTTTTGGGGCCAACGCCGACCATAATCCCGAAAAGCAAACCCATCCCGCTGCGCACGTGCCTGCCAAGTCTGGATAAACTGCTGCTCCGCTCGCGATCGCATTGCATCCAGGTAGATATCCGTCAGGGGTAAATTCACCAGCACCAGAGGAATCTGGCGATCGCGACTCAGGGTTAAAATGCGCTCAAAAGCGGCTGCTTGCGGACCTCCTAGGCTAAAGGCCGCATAGTCCCCGTCGTAGAGACCCGAAACCCGTGGATATTGCCGAAAGTAACTGATTGGCTCAAAACGGCGAGACACGGCCAAAAAACCCAGAGCATCAATATTCGATGGCTCTCCTGCTAAGCGAAGAGGGTGCGCCGCGATCGGGGACATCATCTGCGCGATCGACGCACCGTTACTATAGGCCACCAACTGCCCCCTAGGCATTCTCCAGGAACCACCAACCCAACCTGAAACAGCCGTCGCCGTTGTCTGGTCAGTAGGCAGGATGCCCATTCCACAGGTGTTTTGCACCCACCTGCTCTGCCTGACTTCCCTCACTAGACTAACTGTTTCCGATGTTCCCTCCGCTTCAGGCGATTTTAGCCGGGGCGGATTGCCACTTAAAACCTGCTGATAGCCCGGAGACTGCACCAGTCCCTCATAGGTGCGATCGCGACGACCACTGTTAAAGGCCCGCACCCCATCCGCCCACAGGATCAACCTGGGCAGCGTTTCCGGCGGCAAAATCTGACGCAGCAAAACATCCACGACCTGGGCTGTAGCACCATGAATACCCAGGTTAAACACTTGGATGTGAGACATTCCCTGGGCGGCGAGTCCCTGCTGTAGGACACTGGGATCAATCCCCTGGAGAGCACGGGAACTGCCTACAACCAAAACATCCGGTGGGCCTAAGGTGGCCACATAGGATAAATAAAGGGTCAATTGCGCATCCAATCGCTGACTGCCAAAGCTCGGATAAGCCAAGGGCAGACTTCTCCCCATCGCCTGCTGCTGAGCATACAGAAAATTGCGTAGGTACTCCTCCAACTTCTTTTGGGCGAAAAAATAACGCGGGTCAGCGATCGCTAACCGTTGTAAGTGAGCGATCGCCGCTAACCAAGCTTGAGCAACCGCATTCCAGGCCGCGGACGTTTGGGCTGTTTGTGCCAGTGCCGTAGCCTGCGTCGCCTGAGCAACCGCAGCAGCCCAGGGATCGGGGTCTGGGGCCGCCGGCGTAGGACGCACTGGGACAGCGGCCAAAGGCAGAGATACGCGCCATCCCAACCTTTGGCCAATCGATGAACCAATCGATGGTAACGCTAAGGCTAGAACGATCCATACCCCCACCCCCCCCAACCCGATCGCCAATAATTCAACGTGACGCGCTCGTGGCATCGGTCCTCGCTCTCCTAACGCGATCGCTAACGCAATCGCCTACTCGATCGCCGCCAGATTCAGCTTCGTTTTTTGTTCCTTCTCGCCCAGACTGACTTCTAACTTTTTCAAAAACTCCTGAGTCAACTTCACAAATACCTTCGCCCCCGTCGCCGTGGGATTACTCAGCACGATCGGCGTAAACGTATCAACCGCCTTCGAGACACTGACATCCTGGGGCACCTGGGTTTGAAAAACCTTAGCCGCCGAAAAATCCGTATGTACCCGCTGCATCACCTGGCGATAGTAACGGCTGGTAAAGATCCCCCCCGTCATCGTAAACACAATGCCCAACAGTTGAGTCGTCACCTCATCCGTCAGTTGATGGTTCTGACGCAGTTCCTCAATGCGCCGCTCCAACAGTTGAATGCCAACGACCGACAGGGGTTCCGGCTTGGCAGGCAAAATATAAAAGTCACTACTGACCAAAGCACTGCGAGTGAGTAAGCTATATCCTGGCGCACAATCCAGAACAATAAAATCGTAATCCTTATGTAGCGGTTCAAGAATACGTTGTAACAGAATACGCTCAAGACGATTCCACGCCTGGGCAAAATTATGATTGGGGTCTTGACTGGCCTTGGCAAAGAGCGTTTCCGAGACCAGGAATTCATCGTAAAGATCGATATCTCCCGGCAGTAGATCAAAACCTTTCAAACTACCAATGTAGTGGTGGACCACATCCAAAACGGTAGGTTGAGTGGCCTCCCCCTGGCGGACAATCTGGTTGACAACATGCTTAAGGGTACGTTGCTCCTTGCGCCGTTTCGCAAAATCCTGAGGTGACATCAGGCTGAGGGTCGCACTAATTTGGGTATCTAAATCAACCACCAACACCCGCTTCTGGAAATGTTTTGCCAGACTGGCGGCCAAGTTCACCGTAAGAGTCGTTTTGCCGACGCCCCCCTTCATATTGGCAGTTGCAATGATATAAGCCATGCGTCCACGGTTCTCAGGGAATACAACAGCAGCCGTTGCGCTGATGTTAGCAGACTTTTCCCCCCCTTGCAGCCCCCTGTGGGGTTTGAACAGGAAGCTGTACTGATCCAAGCCTTACAACCTTTACCTAATTTACTCAGTACTCAGTTATAGTCATTTCAATTGAGACTGAAACAGCCCCCTCACCCCCCACCCCTCTCCCACAGGGGGAGAGGGGCTTAAATCGTGCTCACCCAATCACAAAGGCTTGGGGTGGGCGGCTCCGCCGCCCACCCCAATTAATCGAGGTTCCCTTAAGGCTTGGATCTCGATCTGACCGGCAGCCCTCATCCCCCACCCCCTTCTCCCAAGTAGGGAGAAGGGGGTGGGGGATGAGGGCTGCACATCAACCCACCGCAGTGGCTACTGCTAGCCTGCCCGATTCACTAACCGTTAACTAACGGTTAGCTTGCCTCAGCTTCTTCACTCGCAGGGGTACGGATTTCCTGCTTAATCGTCAGGTAGCGAATGACTTCCTCACTCAAGCGCATGGCCCGCTCCAGGGTAGCGATCGCGGCCCCCGTTGCTTTGTAATTCATCTGCACATAGGTGCCTTCCCGCTGACGGTTGATTTCATAGGCCAGCTTCCGCCGTCCCCGATGTTGGGTTTCCAGGATTTGCGCCCCGGCATCCCGCAGCAAATTTTGATACTTTTCGATTTCCTGATCCACCTGCGCGTCGTTCAGGTCGCCCCGCAGGATATACATCGTCTCGTAGGCCCACTCTTTCATCGTCTCAGCAACTCCTTATGGACATTATGGCCTCTGATCTTGCCAACCCCTGCGATCAGGAGATGGACATTGACCCCCCTCCCCAAGTTTTGGCGCGATCGGCGATCGCCCGTCTTCAGCGGAAAATCCAGAAGCAAGGATCTATTATCCTAACAAAGATGGGGACACCAATACCAACCTATCGTTACGGGTGTCTTGGGGCACGGTGGGTTATCGGGGTACAATTGCTCTGCGAACAAATAAGGTAGTGGGAGGTCTATGGCACAGCGCTATGTCCGAGTTAAATCTGTGGAGGGGCAGGTTTATTATGGGCTGCTGCATTTGAACCAAACTGTGCAAGTCCTGGATGCGCCTCCCTGGCTACAAGGACAACCCACCCAGTTGGAATTACCTGTAGGCAGTTACCAATTACTCGCCCCCTGTGCTCCCTCCAAGATTGTGGCCGTCGGGAAAAACTATGTGGCCCATGCCGCTGAGATGGGCAGTGAGGTCCCCAAGCTACCCCTTCTCTTTCTCAAACCCCCAACAACGATTACCGCAGCCCAGATGCCGATTCGCCTGCCGGCTCAGTCCCAACAGGTGGAGTACGAAGGCGAACTCGCCCTTGTCATTGGCAAGCGCTGTACTGACTGTACCCCGGATCAAGCCCAGCACTACATCTGGGGGTACACGATCGCCAATGATGTCACTGCCCGTGATTTACAAAAATTGGATGGCCAATGGACACGGGCAAAGGGATTTGATACCTTTTGTCCCCTCGGCCCCTGGATTGTCCGCGAGATCAGTCCAGCAGCGCGGTTGCAGACCTTCTTAAACCAAGCTACGGAACCCGTCCAGTCTGCTAAGATCGATGAAATGGTGTTTGGCCCAGAAGTCCTTGTATCCTTCATTAGCCAGATTATGACCCTGTTACCGGGGGATGTGATTTTGACCGGTACACCCCAAGGCGTAGGCGGGCTTAGCCCTGGAGATCAGGTCACCGTAGAAATCGAGGGCATTGGTCGCCTAGAGAATCCCGTCGTCGCACGATCGTCGCCCGCCCCCACTGCCACGATTCAGTCAACTTAACAAACCGGCAACTTAACGAAGCTGCATATAAACCGCATCCGACAGCGCTGGAATTTCCGCATAGCGCCCCAGCAGGGATTGGACCACTGAGTAAACGACGGCTGCCATTAATCCCAGGAAAACCATATTAAATAGGGTTTCCAGGATGAAATTGCTGCTTTGTAAGACTGGCCCTAACACACTCAGAATCAGGCTACACAGAATCACCACAATATCCAGCAAAATCGC
This DNA window, taken from Trichothermofontia sichuanensis B231, encodes the following:
- a CDS encoding diflavin flavoprotein — encoded protein: MVGMAATATRRLTLQVVEDIAADTTVIRSLDWDRDRFDIEFGLRNGTTYNSFLIRGEKVALVDTSHEKFRQLYLEALQKLIEPTTIDYLIISHTEPDHSGLVRDFLALAPQVTVVGSKVALQFLDNLVHRPFERLIVKNGDQIDLGKGHLLEAVIAPNLHWPDTIFTFDHKTRILFTCDAFGMHYCSDKLFDEDLHEIEADFQFYYDCLMGPNARSVLSAMKRMQSLGEISTIATGHGPLLRYNLGELTGRYREWSQNQAKAETTVAVFYVSDYGYSDRLSQAIARGVTKTGVAVDMVDLKSTDLQEIREIVGEAAGLIIGTPPASGPALAATQAALSTVLASAHPGQVIGLFESHGEDDEPIYPLQNKFRDLGLGEAFPAICITDAEVTEAIYQRCEESGTDVGQFLSRDRAIKQMKALDTDLDKALGRLSGGLYIITARKGDSSGAMLASWVSQASFQPLGVSIAVAKDRAIESLMQVGDRFVLNVLEEGNHLALMKHFLKRFPPGADRFAGVKTYEAENGAPILADALAYMECEVISRMDCSDHWIVYSSIQTGRVSKPEALTAVHHRKVGNHY
- a CDS encoding fumarylacetoacetate hydrolase family protein; the encoded protein is MAQRYVRVKSVEGQVYYGLLHLNQTVQVLDAPPWLQGQPTQLELPVGSYQLLAPCAPSKIVAVGKNYVAHAAEMGSEVPKLPLLFLKPPTTITAAQMPIRLPAQSQQVEYEGELALVIGKRCTDCTPDQAQHYIWGYTIANDVTARDLQKLDGQWTRAKGFDTFCPLGPWIVREISPAARLQTFLNQATEPVQSAKIDEMVFGPEVLVSFISQIMTLLPGDVILTGTPQGVGGLSPGDQVTVEIEGIGRLENPVVARSSPAPTATIQST
- a CDS encoding ParA family protein, which produces MAYIIATANMKGGVGKTTLTVNLAASLAKHFQKRVLVVDLDTQISATLSLMSPQDFAKRRKEQRTLKHVVNQIVRQGEATQPTVLDVVHHYIGSLKGFDLLPGDIDLYDEFLVSETLFAKASQDPNHNFAQAWNRLERILLQRILEPLHKDYDFIVLDCAPGYSLLTRSALVSSDFYILPAKPEPLSVVGIQLLERRIEELRQNHQLTDEVTTQLLGIVFTMTGGIFTSRYYRQVMQRVHTDFSAAKVFQTQVPQDVSVSKAVDTFTPIVLSNPTATGAKVFVKLTQEFLKKLEVSLGEKEQKTKLNLAAIE
- the rpsF gene encoding 30S ribosomal protein S6 translates to MKEWAYETMYILRGDLNDAQVDQEIEKYQNLLRDAGAQILETQHRGRRKLAYEINRQREGTYVQMNYKATGAAIATLERAMRLSEEVIRYLTIKQEIRTPASEEAEAS